One stretch of Leptospira hartskeerlii DNA includes these proteins:
- a CDS encoding ATP-binding protein — MLSYDSKLRLGVIGIGFLGLMIGVSSWVSSRNLAQSKDWESHTFGVLSRLESLASSVKETKIRFLLFLASGKKEDLQYYKTEKQNLFFKLGELKYITRDNSTQQDGLLELEKLLTKKEELIQKKGHSTFKNKEAETESAVLENEIDRLIDRLKEKELSLLSERVHDSKVNEKIADWILFFSVSFNILILAILYRFLKKESDLRIETETILFEKNNLLEHTLSEKEKFYKEILMIKSALDCASSNIMIADNDLNVVYTNRSVVNMFQTAKENIRNQYPNFSPEFLIGSCIDSFHSQPEKQRQILSTFTNTHKSSISIGGRQFNLSADPVIDSSGERLGSVVEWLDITERNLKEFQINQLNQDLEENIQKLEYANRELEAFSYSVSHDLRAPIRGIDGFTKIMLEDYSTVLEPEALRLLNVIATNAKFMGQLIDDLLAFYRVSKLEPKSDSINMKHMVSDSIEIINQEYGSRSPIVEISELPPVKGDASMLKQVWLNLISNAYKYSSKSQNPFVEIGFLSGEGNRTFFVKDNGVGFDDQYSHKLFKVFQRLHSNEEFNGTGIGLAIVDRIVQRHGGKVWAEGKTGHGATFYFTIPNKE; from the coding sequence ATGCTCTCATATGATTCTAAACTAAGACTCGGAGTTATCGGAATAGGTTTTTTAGGCCTAATGATTGGTGTTTCTTCTTGGGTCAGCAGCAGGAATCTGGCTCAATCTAAAGATTGGGAGTCTCATACATTCGGTGTACTTTCCAGATTAGAAAGTTTGGCTTCTTCCGTAAAGGAAACCAAGATCCGATTTTTGCTCTTTTTGGCCTCTGGAAAAAAAGAGGATCTGCAATATTATAAAACTGAAAAACAGAATTTATTCTTTAAACTAGGTGAATTGAAATATATTACTAGAGATAATTCTACTCAGCAAGACGGCCTTTTGGAGTTAGAAAAATTACTCACCAAAAAAGAGGAACTGATCCAGAAAAAAGGTCATTCTACTTTCAAAAACAAAGAAGCAGAGACTGAAAGTGCAGTATTAGAGAATGAGATCGATCGCCTAATAGATAGACTGAAAGAAAAAGAACTCTCACTACTTTCGGAAAGGGTTCACGATTCAAAAGTGAACGAAAAGATCGCGGATTGGATCCTATTCTTTTCGGTCTCTTTTAATATATTAATTTTAGCAATACTTTATAGATTCTTAAAGAAGGAATCCGACCTTCGAATAGAAACAGAAACAATCCTTTTTGAGAAAAATAATCTTTTAGAACATACACTTTCCGAAAAAGAAAAATTCTATAAAGAAATATTAATGATCAAATCCGCTTTGGATTGCGCTTCTAGTAATATCATGATTGCGGACAACGATCTGAATGTGGTATATACGAACCGATCCGTGGTAAATATGTTCCAAACTGCAAAGGAGAATATTCGCAACCAATATCCGAATTTTTCCCCAGAGTTTTTAATTGGATCTTGTATAGATTCTTTTCATTCTCAACCTGAAAAGCAAAGGCAGATACTTTCCACATTTACTAATACTCATAAAAGTTCCATTTCCATAGGCGGAAGACAATTTAATCTGAGTGCGGACCCTGTTATCGATTCTTCCGGAGAAAGACTCGGAAGTGTTGTGGAATGGTTGGATATAACTGAAAGGAATCTGAAGGAATTTCAGATAAACCAACTGAATCAAGACCTCGAAGAGAATATTCAAAAATTAGAATATGCAAATCGAGAATTGGAAGCATTCAGTTATTCCGTTTCCCATGATTTACGGGCTCCTATCCGGGGAATAGACGGATTTACTAAGATCATGTTGGAAGATTACTCCACGGTTTTGGAACCGGAGGCCCTAAGGCTTTTGAATGTGATCGCTACCAATGCGAAATTTATGGGGCAGTTGATAGACGACCTGTTGGCATTCTATCGTGTATCCAAGTTGGAACCGAAATCGGATTCTATAAATATGAAACATATGGTTTCCGATTCGATAGAGATTATCAATCAAGAATACGGATCCAGAAGCCCTATAGTCGAAATTTCGGAACTTCCTCCAGTAAAAGGGGATGCTTCTATGCTAAAACAGGTTTGGTTGAATCTGATCTCGAACGCATACAAGTATTCTTCCAAATCGCAAAATCCTTTCGTCGAGATAGGTTTTTTAAGCGGGGAAGGCAACCGTACATTCTTCGTAAAGGATAATGGAGTGGGTTTCGACGATCAATATTCCCATAAACTTTTCAAGGTATTCCAGCGATTGCATTCGAACGAAGAATTTAACGGTACCGGAATTGGACTTGCGATTGTAGATAGGATCGTACAGAGGCATGGCGGAAAAGTTTGGGCGGAAGGAAAAACGGGACACGGTGCCACATTTTATTTTACAATACCGAACAAGGAATAG
- the rdgB gene encoding RdgB/HAM1 family non-canonical purine NTP pyrophosphatase produces the protein MKSLSLASNNSHKVREIRAILSPLGFTLSTPKELGIDFGPEETGKTFTENALLKARELFSLSKLSSLADDSGICVEALGGEPGVHSARFGGEGLDDEGRARLLLEKMKGEKNRNAKYVCVIALVTSEGEFTFEGECAGLISDKYDTSGNGFGYDPIFYYPPFSAHFSQVSDEKKNSVSHRKKALDELVKYLKTYS, from the coding sequence TTGAAATCCCTTTCTTTAGCTTCCAACAATTCTCATAAAGTTCGCGAAATTCGAGCCATCCTTTCTCCTTTAGGGTTTACCTTATCCACCCCAAAGGAGTTAGGGATCGATTTCGGTCCGGAAGAAACCGGTAAAACTTTTACTGAAAATGCTCTTCTCAAAGCCAGGGAATTATTTTCTCTTTCTAAACTTTCTTCATTAGCAGATGATTCGGGAATTTGCGTAGAAGCTCTAGGTGGAGAACCTGGAGTCCATTCTGCCCGTTTCGGCGGAGAAGGTTTAGACGACGAAGGAAGAGCCAGACTTCTCCTGGAAAAAATGAAAGGAGAAAAAAATCGAAACGCAAAATACGTATGTGTGATCGCGTTAGTCACTTCGGAAGGAGAATTTACTTTCGAAGGAGAATGCGCTGGATTGATCTCTGATAAATATGATACAAGTGGAAATGGATTCGGATACGATCCTATTTTTTATTACCCACCCTTCTCCGCTCATTTTTCCCAAGTCTCAGATGAGAAAAAGAATTCAGTTTCGCATCGAAAGAAAGCATTGGATGAGCTAGTAAAATATCTGAAAACATATTCATAA
- the lvrB gene encoding hybrid histidine kinase/response regulator LvrB, translating to MKTLKFLFLEDSSTDLELIQRELKRAGVEYIPVHVQDREEYLKAIEDEKPDFIFSDYSLPNFDGLSALTIAKEQCPSTPFIFVSGTYGEEAAIQTLTRGATDYVLKDRLVKLVPALRRAIREIEEHKALRRAEQEKFEIEEQLRQSQKVEAMGFLAGAMAHEINNPIMAIIDYAQLISKGDMDIDKAQKIASKIKQEGERISVMVKDLLRFARQEKAAFEPVSVFALISKTRSIAEQRLKMSRIQLDLDVHTNLPSVMCKEGQILQVLLNLINNGIDALNERYPEYDENKRMIISAKPEEIGGKSWVRIAVEDLGSGIPQEIGKSIFNTFFTTKGADKGTGLGLSVSLGIVKEHGGFLSFESAANEYTRFFLDLPAV from the coding sequence ATGAAGACGCTAAAATTCCTTTTTTTAGAAGATTCTTCTACCGATCTAGAGCTTATCCAAAGAGAATTAAAAAGGGCAGGAGTGGAATATATTCCGGTCCATGTTCAAGACAGAGAAGAATATCTAAAGGCAATCGAAGATGAGAAGCCTGATTTTATTTTTTCGGACTACTCACTTCCAAATTTCGATGGATTATCCGCATTAACCATCGCAAAAGAGCAATGCCCTAGCACTCCTTTCATATTTGTTTCGGGAACGTACGGAGAAGAAGCAGCCATTCAAACTTTGACAAGAGGAGCGACTGATTACGTTCTGAAAGACAGGTTAGTAAAACTTGTCCCAGCTTTAAGAAGAGCGATCCGAGAAATAGAAGAACATAAAGCTTTAAGAAGGGCAGAACAAGAGAAGTTTGAAATTGAAGAACAACTCAGACAAAGTCAGAAAGTTGAAGCGATGGGATTTTTGGCGGGAGCCATGGCCCACGAGATCAACAATCCGATTATGGCTATCATTGATTATGCCCAGCTGATCTCTAAAGGAGATATGGATATAGATAAGGCTCAAAAAATCGCTTCTAAGATTAAACAAGAAGGCGAAAGAATTTCCGTAATGGTAAAAGATCTGTTAAGATTTGCCAGACAGGAAAAGGCAGCCTTCGAACCTGTAAGCGTTTTCGCCTTGATATCGAAGACACGCTCCATCGCAGAACAAAGGCTAAAGATGAGCCGTATTCAATTAGATCTGGATGTACATACTAATCTTCCGTCAGTAATGTGTAAAGAAGGACAGATACTTCAGGTACTTTTGAATCTGATCAATAACGGAATTGATGCCTTGAACGAACGTTATCCGGAATACGACGAAAATAAAAGAATGATCATCTCCGCAAAGCCGGAAGAGATCGGCGGCAAGTCTTGGGTAAGGATCGCTGTAGAAGATTTAGGTTCAGGAATTCCTCAGGAGATCGGTAAGTCCATCTTCAATACATTCTTCACTACTAAAGGAGCGGATAAAGGGACCGGTCTCGGACTTTCTGTCAGCCTTGGCATAGTAAAAGAACATGGAGGGTTTCTTTCCTTCGAAAGTGCTGCCAATGAATACACCAGATTTTTCTTGGATTTGCCCGCAGTCTAA
- a CDS encoding CsaA family protein: MESTEYINLVSERPFADLDLRVGKVIGFELLLDHGEKAYRLILDFGENAGVRKSSEPILSLGEEKDFFGKQTLCVMDYPSAHIARMRAQALFLGFMEDEEEFSKSDAISFVQLAC; this comes from the coding sequence ATGGAATCGACTGAATATATAAACTTAGTTTCGGAAAGACCTTTTGCCGATCTAGACTTAAGAGTCGGTAAAGTGATCGGTTTCGAATTGCTTCTCGATCATGGTGAAAAAGCTTATAGATTGATCTTGGACTTTGGTGAGAATGCAGGAGTCCGCAAATCAAGTGAACCCATTCTTTCTCTTGGAGAAGAGAAAGATTTCTTCGGTAAACAAACCCTTTGCGTAATGGATTACCCTTCCGCTCATATTGCAAGAATGAGAGCTCAAGCTTTGTTCCTAGGCTTTATGGAAGATGAGGAAGAGTTCAGCAAGTCCGACGCAATCAGCTTCGTCCAACTCGCCTGTTAA
- a CDS encoding STAS domain-containing protein, translating into MEITVQGDIHIIKISGSILQSDSEELDRNLSDHNFEPSPKIIIDLTEVSHICSTALGILVSYKKKFNSAEGDIIIVVNDDDLLQLFEITMLDKVFKVLPTIEDAFDEFKLGN; encoded by the coding sequence ATGGAAATAACGGTTCAAGGCGACATCCACATCATCAAAATTTCCGGATCCATTCTGCAATCCGACAGCGAGGAACTGGACCGCAATCTGAGCGACCATAATTTCGAACCTTCTCCTAAGATCATAATCGATCTTACAGAGGTGAGTCATATTTGCTCGACTGCATTGGGGATCCTAGTCTCCTACAAAAAAAAGTTCAACTCAGCAGAAGGAGATATCATCATCGTAGTGAATGACGATGATCTTCTTCAACTATTCGAGATCACAATGTTGGACAAAGTGTTTAAAGTTCTTCCTACTATTGAAGACGCTTTTGACGAGTTCAAATTGGGAAATTGA
- a CDS encoding SpoIIE family protein phosphatase, whose protein sequence is MDPLFFNFYSFGSILIVLYYLYTAFFFLTIKKRSGAAFHLGVCGLTTVFHNIGYFWGFISFEESTIHHRIIAVAGPLMSFTQLVGFFIYFPEPRKKGILPGLIFYWLLYLGVLLVTGYYVYISWDAPRSFVPGSHYWDYEVHVFYSYFIYVILFYEVSYLVIGIWKAIIETGKERRSVIYILLSYAVITVVPGILNALSRNGTVARATYQQSFNLGMVTGMFLIMIVYVNATKERTTILNRIIGVSLATFFVCYQLVGYSILNGYERTYDDMKRRDSSIAVQEQKDPQGLAYIVSYDPEKNEFRSERGKKDPRFKKEDELEVRFFREKQKISNIGSLPAKERLERTEKILETSPNDFKAYATGIRAFLKSKNNETVKDSDVEDYFRSIYGKLNIIRNKYSRLPDRKKQKSIEGLLASSDIGLSETLAYVKQSAIQAVNSEKSAEQVSKIVLNSLAPIHFAGERIYRGTRIYSTSDPKPVMYLSYYFAPNLGGKIYEVGFDYKDYRTFHHDPSFILVASMVLTFFVIVIGFRFFFQNAIVVPMDEVVVGLTEVNSGNLEYRLTPRVEDEIGFIARSFNKMARSIQAARKRLEKYADELEEKVKDRTKELEKTLEEVKDLKQQQDGDYFLTSLLIKPLGANKAVSDNVKVDFLIEQKKKFSFRRFNDEIGGDMNISNQITLRGQRYIVFLNADAMGKSMQGAGGALVLGAVCESIIERTRIEESMKEQSPERWLKNAFIELHKVFESFEGSMLVSSVIGLIDENSGTLYYINAEHPWTVLYRDGKAEFIEQDLMFRKLGTTGMDGKISVKTFQLLPGDVIIAGSDGRDDILIGNDEEGARIINDDEKLFLKLIEEGKGELSNIYESIQQVGSLTDDLSLVRISFKEEGGIERIREKEKIRQLLRKAKEKSQDKNIKEALSLLEEADSLDNCLPEVKKGLLKYHIRLKNYSKAAQFAEEYLNIRPVDKEILFIASYVARRARQFQKAQDFGERLLLREPDHVRNLINLTRISIALRNYERAKQLLREAYRLEPENSQVLKVKHALDKI, encoded by the coding sequence ATGGATCCGTTATTTTTTAACTTTTACTCTTTCGGTTCGATCTTAATCGTTCTCTATTACCTTTATACAGCCTTCTTCTTTTTAACCATCAAGAAAAGGAGTGGAGCCGCCTTCCATTTGGGAGTCTGTGGTTTAACCACGGTTTTCCATAATATAGGATATTTCTGGGGCTTTATTTCCTTCGAGGAAAGCACGATTCATCATAGGATTATTGCAGTTGCAGGACCACTGATGAGTTTTACTCAATTAGTAGGATTCTTCATTTATTTCCCCGAGCCAAGGAAGAAGGGGATCTTACCTGGTTTGATCTTTTATTGGCTTCTTTATTTAGGAGTTTTGTTAGTCACCGGATATTATGTGTATATTAGTTGGGATGCTCCAAGATCTTTCGTGCCCGGAAGTCATTACTGGGATTATGAGGTCCATGTATTTTACAGTTATTTTATATATGTGATCTTATTCTACGAAGTAAGTTATCTTGTGATCGGAATTTGGAAAGCGATCATAGAAACTGGAAAGGAGAGAAGGTCCGTAATTTATATTCTTCTGAGCTATGCAGTGATCACGGTAGTTCCAGGAATTTTAAATGCGCTTAGTCGAAACGGAACAGTTGCGCGCGCTACTTATCAACAGTCCTTTAACCTAGGAATGGTTACCGGAATGTTCCTGATCATGATCGTGTATGTGAACGCTACTAAAGAAAGAACTACGATCTTAAACCGTATCATCGGAGTTTCTTTAGCAACATTCTTCGTATGTTATCAATTGGTGGGTTATTCGATCCTGAACGGATATGAAAGAACTTACGACGATATGAAAAGAAGGGATAGTTCAATTGCGGTTCAGGAACAAAAAGATCCACAAGGCTTGGCTTATATAGTTTCTTACGATCCGGAGAAGAATGAGTTTCGATCGGAAAGAGGAAAGAAGGATCCTAGATTTAAAAAGGAAGATGAATTGGAGGTTCGATTTTTTAGAGAAAAACAAAAGATCTCTAATATAGGAAGTTTACCTGCAAAGGAAAGGTTAGAAAGAACAGAAAAGATCCTGGAAACTTCTCCCAATGACTTTAAGGCTTATGCCACCGGTATCCGTGCTTTTCTAAAGTCAAAAAACAATGAAACAGTAAAAGATTCCGATGTAGAAGATTATTTCCGAAGCATATACGGAAAATTGAATATTATTCGAAATAAATACTCTAGACTTCCTGATCGTAAAAAACAAAAATCAATCGAAGGATTGCTTGCTTCTTCGGATATAGGGCTGTCAGAAACCTTGGCTTATGTGAAACAATCCGCAATCCAGGCCGTAAATTCGGAAAAATCCGCGGAGCAGGTTTCTAAAATCGTATTAAATTCTCTGGCTCCGATTCATTTTGCGGGAGAAAGGATTTATCGAGGTACAAGGATCTATTCTACTTCTGATCCTAAGCCGGTAATGTATCTATCCTATTATTTTGCTCCGAACCTCGGTGGAAAAATATATGAGGTAGGATTTGATTATAAAGATTATAGAACGTTCCATCATGATCCTAGTTTTATATTAGTTGCCTCCATGGTCCTGACATTCTTCGTGATTGTGATTGGATTCAGATTCTTCTTTCAAAATGCGATCGTAGTTCCTATGGACGAAGTAGTAGTGGGACTAACCGAAGTAAATTCTGGAAATTTAGAATATAGGCTGACTCCTCGTGTAGAAGATGAGATTGGATTTATCGCAAGGTCTTTTAATAAAATGGCAAGAAGTATCCAAGCAGCCAGAAAGAGACTCGAAAAATACGCAGACGAACTCGAAGAAAAGGTAAAAGATAGAACCAAAGAATTAGAAAAAACTTTGGAAGAAGTAAAGGACCTCAAACAACAACAGGACGGTGATTACTTTCTTACGTCACTTCTGATCAAACCTTTGGGGGCAAACAAGGCAGTATCGGATAACGTCAAAGTGGATTTTCTAATAGAACAAAAGAAGAAGTTCAGCTTCCGAAGATTTAATGATGAGATCGGAGGAGATATGAATATCTCCAACCAGATCACTCTCAGAGGACAACGTTATATAGTATTCTTAAATGCGGATGCAATGGGAAAATCCATGCAAGGGGCGGGAGGGGCCTTAGTGTTAGGTGCCGTTTGCGAATCCATTATTGAGAGGACTCGGATCGAAGAATCCATGAAGGAGCAATCCCCGGAAAGATGGCTAAAAAACGCATTTATAGAATTACATAAGGTATTCGAAAGTTTCGAAGGTTCTATGCTTGTTTCATCAGTGATCGGACTAATAGACGAAAATTCTGGAACATTATATTATATTAATGCAGAACATCCTTGGACTGTGCTCTATCGAGATGGAAAAGCGGAATTTATAGAGCAAGATCTTATGTTCAGGAAGCTGGGAACCACGGGGATGGATGGAAAAATTTCAGTGAAAACATTCCAATTATTGCCTGGCGATGTTATTATTGCAGGCTCCGATGGAAGGGACGATATTCTTATAGGAAACGACGAAGAAGGTGCAAGGATCATCAACGACGACGAAAAACTTTTTCTTAAACTAATTGAAGAAGGAAAAGGAGAACTTTCTAATATATATGAATCCATACAACAAGTTGGTTCATTGACAGATGATCTATCTTTGGTCCGTATCTCTTTTAAAGAAGAAGGCGGGATAGAAAGAATACGAGAAAAAGAGAAGATCAGACAACTTCTTCGAAAAGCCAAAGAGAAATCCCAAGATAAGAACATCAAAGAAGCATTATCTTTATTAGAAGAAGCAGATTCATTAGACAATTGTCTACCTGAAGTGAAAAAGGGATTACTTAAGTATCATATTCGATTAAAGAATTATTCCAAGGCAGCACAATTTGCAGAAGAATATTTGAACATTCGTCCGGTAGATAAAGAAATACTATTCATTGCCTCGTATGTAGCAAGAAGAGCTAGACAATTCCAAAAAGCTCAAGATTTCGGCGAAAGGTTGCTCTTAAGAGAACCTGACCATGTTAGAAATTTGATCAATTTGACTAGGATCTCTATCGCTTTACGAAATTATGAAAGAGCGAAACAGCTTTTGAGAGAAGCTTACAGACTGGAGCCGGAGAATTCTCAGGTTCTGAAGGTCAAACATGCCTTAGATAAAATCTAA
- a CDS encoding LA_3696 family protein — protein MKVPIYKKVPARLEGILGPEGRDEFLDFVNFNWNLGSKILLEESSNQFEKRLTEEVGKIKTDISEFKTSTDQAYNSLKGELTNVKTELAIFRSEFEGFKTEVRSEFVAVRSEIKSEIAICRFELRTEMAEMKLELKTEMHSGFLGVYKEISKIHQLISTQTKWILATGVSITVFMPILMKLLDKYILSY, from the coding sequence ATGAAGGTACCTATCTATAAAAAAGTTCCCGCCAGATTAGAAGGCATTTTAGGACCGGAAGGAAGGGACGAATTTTTAGATTTCGTAAATTTCAATTGGAATTTAGGGAGCAAGATACTTTTGGAAGAATCAAGTAACCAATTCGAGAAGAGACTTACTGAAGAAGTCGGAAAAATAAAAACCGATATATCTGAATTTAAAACTAGTACAGACCAAGCTTATAATAGTTTGAAAGGTGAACTTACAAATGTAAAAACGGAGCTTGCAATCTTCCGATCTGAATTCGAAGGATTTAAAACGGAAGTTAGATCAGAATTTGTAGCCGTTAGATCTGAGATCAAATCTGAAATTGCAATTTGTAGATTCGAACTCAGAACCGAAATGGCCGAAATGAAATTAGAATTAAAAACTGAAATGCATTCTGGATTTTTAGGAGTTTATAAGGAAATCTCTAAAATCCACCAGTTGATATCTACTCAAACAAAATGGATCTTAGCAACTGGAGTTTCGATAACAGTCTTTATGCCGATATTAATGAAGCTTTTGGATAAATATATCTTATCTTACTAA
- a CDS encoding response regulator: MNQSGNYDILYAEDNPNDAELTLRGFKKNNLVNQVFHVKDGEEALEFLFCRGRYQGRESGGKPLFVLLDLKMPKVDGLEVLKEIKSDEKLRTVPVVMLTSSAEEKDIVESYKLGVNSYIIKPVEFEKLIITVSEIGQYWCILNKSVH; this comes from the coding sequence ATGAACCAATCGGGAAACTATGATATACTTTATGCGGAGGATAATCCGAACGATGCTGAACTTACTCTGAGAGGTTTCAAAAAAAATAATTTAGTAAATCAAGTCTTTCATGTCAAAGATGGTGAGGAAGCTTTAGAGTTTTTATTTTGCAGAGGAAGGTATCAAGGAAGGGAATCCGGTGGAAAACCTTTATTCGTATTATTGGATCTGAAAATGCCTAAAGTGGACGGTCTAGAAGTACTAAAAGAGATCAAGTCCGACGAAAAATTAAGAACAGTCCCGGTTGTAATGTTAACCTCTTCCGCAGAAGAGAAAGATATAGTAGAAAGTTATAAACTAGGTGTGAACAGTTATATTATAAAACCTGTAGAATTCGAAAAATTGATCATAACTGTATCTGAAATAGGACAATATTGGTGTATATTAAATAAATCGGTGCATTGA
- a CDS encoding acyltransferase family protein, with product MKEYFLGIFRPDEREIAPFNGARTLGFFMLIYGHMYRTVQIFIPDIDPYLRNFLNNGSVCLDLFFPLSGFLIASPLFAELESKGTINWKFFYLKRSLRIFPPFYIFLILQYFLFIPAMLRSAPPELIPQIEAAKSKIWFDFLYLSDYFKGTMFHGWSLSLEEQFYIAFPIFLLVIFRYVPKRFRLGFLIFLTAIPLIYRAIFMYTVILKTTGSESVDLYNANIYYPFHGHIDSVLYGIVFAYIFNFHKSWVEKALQLGPWANYLHAGLWIGLLTYTALVNEFEMGFHQIIRYPSFALLWIGIFILSMRKGDPIGKFLSWKGFSPFAKLSYCAYIIHIVVMTPISRKLLYADKQLEQHEFLLYTIPVGLTVFFFAYFYHLITEKPFAILKDKLIAKYKVKMTSEVFREQLQKVS from the coding sequence ATGAAAGAATATTTCCTGGGAATTTTTAGACCTGACGAAAGGGAGATAGCACCCTTTAACGGGGCAAGAACCTTGGGTTTTTTTATGCTGATTTATGGACATATGTATCGCACAGTTCAGATCTTTATTCCGGATATCGATCCATACTTAAGAAATTTCTTAAATAATGGTTCTGTTTGTTTAGATCTATTCTTTCCATTGAGTGGATTTTTGATCGCAAGCCCTTTGTTTGCCGAATTAGAATCCAAGGGAACTATCAACTGGAAGTTTTTCTATTTAAAACGATCTTTAAGGATTTTTCCTCCATTTTATATTTTTCTAATTCTACAATATTTCTTATTCATCCCTGCAATGCTCAGAAGCGCTCCGCCGGAGCTTATACCCCAAATTGAAGCAGCTAAAAGTAAGATCTGGTTCGACTTTCTGTATCTTTCCGACTATTTCAAGGGAACCATGTTCCACGGCTGGTCCCTCTCTTTAGAGGAACAATTCTATATCGCCTTTCCAATCTTTCTTTTAGTCATTTTCAGATATGTTCCGAAACGTTTTAGATTGGGATTTTTGATCTTCCTCACTGCAATCCCGTTGATTTATCGTGCGATCTTTATGTATACGGTCATCTTAAAGACTACCGGTTCCGAAAGTGTGGATTTGTATAACGCGAATATCTATTATCCATTCCACGGACATATAGATTCAGTTCTATATGGGATCGTATTCGCGTATATATTCAATTTTCATAAATCATGGGTCGAGAAAGCGCTTCAATTAGGACCTTGGGCAAATTATTTGCATGCAGGGCTTTGGATTGGACTCTTGACTTATACTGCATTAGTGAACGAATTCGAAATGGGATTCCATCAGATCATTCGCTACCCAAGTTTTGCTCTCTTATGGATCGGGATTTTTATTTTATCGATGAGAAAAGGAGATCCTATCGGAAAATTTCTTTCTTGGAAAGGGTTCTCTCCTTTTGCGAAATTATCATACTGCGCATACATAATTCATATCGTGGTAATGACTCCTATTTCTAGAAAATTGCTTTATGCAGATAAACAATTAGAACAGCACGAATTCCTACTCTATACCATCCCGGTTGGATTGACGGTTTTCTTCTTTGCGTATTTCTATCATTTGATCACTGAAAAACCGTTTGCGATCCTCAAAGATAAACTGATCGCAAAATACAAAGTCAAGATGACTTCGGAAGTTTTCAGAGAACAATTGCAGAAGGTTTCCTGA